The Gossypium hirsutum isolate 1008001.06 chromosome D06, Gossypium_hirsutum_v2.1, whole genome shotgun sequence genome contains the following window.
TGTGTACTTTTAACCCTTAACTCCTAGAACCTCTTTAAGTATGCTGGACTAGATATTGACAAGTAAGTACTGGATTGCAACCTTTTGGTTCCTTTATGAAGTGtattttgattcaaatattttgaaaattccTGACCATGACATCTCATTATTACTTTCTGCAGTCTTCAAAACTTGGAGTGCTGTCTTTTTGTCCTTTTTCCTTACTTTTCGTAAGTAATTTTGTCAACTCTTTATGATCTTTGTTTTTCCCACCTTTTTATTGTTAATGAATCCATCGGGcagttaattatgaaaagatgTTATGTTTCTAGGTACATGCTTGCGGAAGGTCTTGGTCTCTCTGGTATTGTCTCAATATTGTTCACAGGAATTGTAAGTTGAAGCTACAATGCTGATTGAGTAGTAGTATGTCACATGTTGATGCAGCATGatggacatttttttttcttttaggtgATGAAGCACTACACATTCTCAAATTTATCAGAAAATTCTCAGCATTTTGTATCCGACTTTTTTCACTTAATATCATCATTGGCTGAGACATTCATGTAAGACATTTACATACAGGAGTTATCTTTGTGTTATATGAACTGATTTAATTTATTGTCCTTGCCATAACTTTTTCCATTGTGAAGCAAAACCATTTTGTGCAATTTTGCAGATTTATATACATGGGTTTTGATATTGCCATGGAAAAGCACAGCTGGTCGCATGTGGGATTTATCTTTTTCTCAATCGTATCcttgtattataattattattatgaaccTAGGTTTGGTGGCTGCATTAAATTACGGTCTCATGGTTGTTCCTTGACTTGCTTCATTATCATGTCAGTTATTTATTGCAATTGCCAGGTAAGAgttatatatgatgatattatggaCCTTCAAAACTAAAGATTTATGgatctttcaaaatttaaattatttattgtcgATGGACCTATATAGAGTAATTAATGAGGTTGTGTGTTTACATCTTTAGGGCTGTTAATGTCTTTTCTTGTGCGTATCTGATCAATTTGGTTCGTCCTGCACATCGGCAAATACCTTCGAAGCACCAAAAAGCACTTTGCTACAGTGGTAAGAAAAATCCTAGTTTCGTTGGATATATTCCTTTCCagaaactaaattattttttacttgacTAGGACTTCGAGGGGCAATGGCTTTTGCCCTTGCCCTGCAATCTGTTCATGATCTTCAAGAAGGACACGGGCAGATTATATTCACTGCAACAACTGCCATAGTTGTTTTGACGGTATGGTAGAAAAGTCATATCtttaatttaagaattttgttttgaaatttagtttttctaAGTGATATATTTGGTTATCCATTCAGTGCTCATTGCTTTTATGTGAAGGCAATGCTTATTTACAAGTCTATGCAATACTATATCTTTTGAAATGTTCAGCTTCTCCtggtaaagaaaattgaaagcaTTGATACTGTAGTTCTATGGTCCTTTTCCCTTCCAGTAACTTGGGAGAAGAAATTGACATTTAATATTGATAATGAACTGTATAAAGCTAATATTGGCACTAATTATGCTACCTTCACTATGCATCTAATTCTGAAGTGATAGTCACGTCATTGTTGGTTAATCCTTGTAACGAGAGTAGTTAGCATAATAGGTTTGTATATTAGTGGTTTTGTTCTAAGTAAATATGGCTCTCAAATTCATGCTACTTCCAGCATGCATTATTGTTTCACTAGAAATTCAGTGACTTCTTCCTCTGCTTTGAAATCTTTATCCTATAACCCTCAAAATATTAATACTGTCTGAATCAGAATATAGTGAATTTGtttgcatcatcatcatcatcatcatcatcatcatcatctcttAATAGTTACTGAGACAGTTTGGTTTTGTTCTTTTATGTAAGTGTTTTTAGTTGACTCTTTAGCTTGCTTTAGTGATATACTATAGTTCATGAGCATGTTAAAAGGTATGATCTCACCACTAGTTTGCAACTAGTGTTAAACTAACATAACACCTTGCAGGTGCAATGTTTTGTGGATGACTGCATCTTCTGTATTCGTACTCATTTCAAGAGTTATAAATATATCACAATATTAATGTGGTAGTTGATTATTATCTTTTCACTAATTGGTTTCCCCCCCTAAATGTGACAGGTGTTGTTAATTGGAGGTTCAACAGGTACGATGCTAGAAGCTCTGCAAGTTGTGGGGGATGGCCACGATGCCCACTTGGGAGAAGTAAGCTCCACAGAAACTATGCTATCTATTACTTAATTAGTAGTCTACAATAAACTCCCACCTGTAGTAAATATGTTTTGTATGTCTAGGGATGTGTGCGTGTGTGTTTCCCCTCTGTTTTGTATGTTTAGGAATGTGGTGTGTGTGTTTCTATGTACATATTTAATAATGTAATCCAAAAGTCTGTGGAGAAATGATCCATCTCATAAAATGCCCTTTAATCACGCTGGACCTTCTTCCAATTTTTTTGAAGCACTCAACTTCATGTTGGCAGTAGCCAGTCTAACAAGAGGGggaattcaatattttatttcagAAAGTTGGAGACTTTGCTGCATTTTCCTTACCTGATTATTGCAGATTTTGTCTGAAGTGTTAGTTGATGAGAATCAAGTAAAAATGTTGAATAAGGAAACTGCTGCTGCCATCATGATGATGGCTGTGTTTTGTtgtgaatatttaaaaaaaaaagaaggaaattgGTGAACAGTTGTGAGTGGATTTAGCATCAGTAATAGAAATCAATAATTTCATGCAGGGCTTTGAGGGTAATAATGGATATGTTCCTACATCTCGCGAGGAAGATGAAACAACAGGGAATAAGTTAAGGATGAAACTGAAAGAGTTCCACAGAAGGTAATATGTAGTTATTTTTACTTTCAATTGTGATCAGGGATCTATCAATTAATcatttagtttcttttatttattttatttaaaaccatTTTAACCTGCAGTGCGGCATCATTCTCTGAAATAGATAGGAATTACCTCACCCCATTCTTCACGAGCCAGAATGGAGATTCTGAAGATGAGGAGGGTAAaatttcctttcccttttcttctaTGTGATATTGTaatttatgtttgattttatCTGGATGGTGGCTAAATATAGCAACTggatgaatggttttaaattagtTGTTGCTGCTATGATTTTGTTTCCTTCCGTTTGTTTCTTATaacatttctttttaaaattattatagtaGTGAGttaatttgattttgaatttgaACATTCCTAGTGGTAGTTATGTGGTTCGTCCTTTTCTTGACATTTTGGTATGGGCTATGCTAGCATGTATGTCAATATACTTACGATTAGCATTTGAGATATAGATAAGTTGGTAACATCAACTcagttatcaaattttaaaaagctGTCAAGGTTGTCAAAAGTGCATGAATATAAGGGGTTCAAATCGTTGAGTGAATTATCATCAGATGATCCATGTCTTCTATATCATGCCTTTGCATCTTTGGGCTTAAACTTGACAGCTTCAGTTGTGTGCATTATTGTCCGTTTTGGTTAATCTAAGTTCTTTGAAATTTATCAGATGATCCAATGCCTAGTTCTAGAAGGGGAATATACCACGGACATAGCTGATACTACAAGACAAGCGGATGACAACACATCTGCTGGTACATGGAACtaactttataaatattttacgATGCACTGCATGTCCAGTTGGAGGGAATTGCAGTAGTGTACATAATTAAAGACCACCTCATTTCTCTCGTCCTGCATTCTAGGGTACCTTTGCTATGAAGATGACATCTATGGCATGCGTTGTGTATAGTTGGCGTTGTTTTTCGTGATGTCGACAAAGGATTAGGATTATATGAACATGGTGTAATTGTTTCGCCAAGAAAATTAGGCTGTTGGAGTTATGTAGGAGATAATGCATGTTTAATGTGTTATAGTGATATatacttttcttttttcataatttaacagTGATTCTTGTGTTGATGAAAAAATGAAATTACAGGAGAATACTTTGATTGCATTAATGGTGACTGTAACCGACTCGGTCTACGAGATCTGGTAGGAAATATTTTTCTTAGATGTAGAAACAAGCTGCTTCTTGTAGTTATCAATAATTCTAACATCGTAGGCATTCATAacatttgatttgatttattttcTTTGCTGTGTCTGTATGTTATGCATGAAACTCGCACACACATAAAAGCAAAGATAGAAGATTCTGAAAATAATTGCATGAAATGTATGATAATCGTGGGatgtttgattcatttatttaccaaaagaaaagaaacccaTATATTCATGATTAATCATACAAGAGATTTAAGCATGCATTAATAATATCTTTCTATTAAATCAAATATGTAGATCATTTTAGATTAGTTTTGTAATGCTCTGTACAAAGATTTATGGATACAAGAACCATGGATGCCATTATATTATATTACGAGTCGATGTCCTTTTACACAAAAATGGGTAGATAAGTTTttgtatgttagattaaagagtaaattggtttTTCTGTtaaatatttcatctatttttactgttaaaaattgattaTTGTCAGCATGAGCAATACGTGGCATGTTAAGTGTCATTGTCTTGTTATTTTGTCAATCAAGTTAAATTTTAGCGGtataaaatagatgaattttttaacaaaaaggactaatttgttctttaatctaaaatatagggactaaattatttatattttgagtaGAGAGAATAAGATGTAATCTAAATTCTAGTATAGAAACCGATATAGTACTTTTACAGTTGCTTAACCTGGTTGTCTACACTGTTAGCGGTTTCCGTcctagaaattttgcaatttgattttaatctttcaaatgaatttataaaaatataatattggcctttttcatatttatttaatttgattttttaataaaaaaattgtaattttgtacgATAAATTTGATAGCAATTTTGGTTTTGAGTTTTATTTGTCTAATATCCTTATTAGCTCTTCAGTCAATTAAATAGatgtatttaatattaattatgctactaatatttttcattataaaaagttaaatagttataatatttaagataaattttgctttttatttttaagggaaaatatttggtacacatTAGTTTTGGACTCTACAAGAATGGTGAAGGGGTGGTTTGTGCTTACAAggttatagtaaaatattaaaataaataaataatttaaaataaagacacatgacaattttttaaaattatgaaataaaaaaatacattgttgGCATATCAATTATTAATCttattttttaatgtatataatcttatattttttcttttgtaatataaaataaatttatacatgttttaattattttaatactatttattttttaataacaaAGTCTCATgtaactttaataattttaaggaatttatgtattattttaatatagtgaTTTAAATTTGTACTTTAATACTCAAATTTTCTGGTCAAATCAAGTCAAGGGTGAATGGCAAAAAGATTTAGTGATAACaaaattcaatttagcctataaaacCTGAAGAATttttgttaatattaataaaatatttttataattttaacatatttcaTAATTACATTTATAGCATTTTGACTTTTACTTTGAATTGATACTAGTCTCACCCATGTTCCGTGTTGAGTTAATtattttggactaaatagttaaaatttaaaagttacaaTATGTGttaagtttttgtattttttgtatatttagaatttagtctttaattttttttatttttaagaatttagcccttttattttttaaaattaaaattttaggttcaaTTATTAACACTGTTgatattctaaaaattaaaaaaaagctcACTCGATAATCATGTTACAATAAAGGCATTATAACggatttgaatttaacaaaaaaaaattaatgatgttaacaaatgtttaaatttacgtcaacattttgtttaaaataaaatatttacagtaactaataatattataaacgtTGAAGtgccaaattatataaaaaaaattcaagcataaagatcgaaactcaaattttaacttagtatatgaatcaaaatcaaaatttaaatatttttatacaattgaacttaaatttaataatatttataattagacctaaatattattatattgatgcATTTCAATTCATCTCTTTCACTTGTAGCACCCGTATTGGTTGAAGTAATGTTGATGGAACAGTTCTTTTTTTGTTGAACTCCCTTTCTTTTCAGTCCATGAAGACAAAATGTAACATAGGATTAGGATTGACACCATCAGTTaatcagaaaagaaaagatttacgGGATCATTAATTAATGTTAAtctaatactaataaaatagGATGCTAATCTAATactaatagaataaaaaaaataaaataaaaaatatcaatataatattaaaaaaattgtttttccgTATACTTTCCCTAATTTTGTTGTACTAATCGGTATATAACTTttggcaaaaataaaaaataaaaatcggtACGTAACTAATGAATTTGAATGAGGTTAAATAATACATTGTTTTAATCAAATATGGGTTGGCTCAATTTCATCTCTTTAAATGATCATGTGGcaaaaatgtattattttgaattaaaattaattataatatatagtaatattaataaaaaataatattttgttaatttttaattagtaaaataaatttcTAGAATGGTTTATGAAATGATCTTGATGTTTAATAGaggatgaatttttttttggatttgtaGAATATATTGACAAGTATGTCTAAAGATATGGTAACAACTACCTTAATTAAGCTTACGTATAACTCGTCTtaacatatttaaatataacatatatcgTAATTAGGAGCCTTCGTTTATGGTCCAAATCAAAATAATAGCCAAACCTTTCATCTCCTATTTTCGAAGAGACTAGACAGTCACCACTTTCTAGTTTTGACTCTTCTCTTAGATTAGTCttgtttgattcaaatttgatgccaaaataagaaaagaaattatTTATTACCTAACGGCGCGTTTAGTTAGGAGGAATGACCTTATTCAATTATGTATAATAATACAATGATTTGGTTGAAAGAACTGGTTACATTCTATAATAACAATATTTTGGTATCGCCAAAGACTAACTATTACATGCAGAACAAACACCAAGACAGGGGAATGGTATGGCACATCTACTAGCTACTAAAGGTATTCGCAGAGGAGAAACAAGCCCTCATTCGCAGATGACGCAGTGGAGTGGAGAAAGACTAGTGGTGGACTGATCCGTCAGAATAGACTCCGATGCTCGCTGCTTGATAATGGTCCCTAAGATCTGGATAGTTTAAGGGACGAAGATGTTTTCTGATGGGCTCCTAATTCTTTTGTTTCTGATGATGCAACTTAAGTTATTGAACTCATCTTTTGGCTagattttttgtttgtttgtttggggtgttgattttatttttctcctttATTATTGCATTGAGAACCATTCCTCATTAAGTAAAAGTCAGCCAAAACACAGATTGCATTAGTTGATCAAACCATCATGAATGGGTCCATACCATTAGTTGCTTTACTGACAAACATAACATCCCTTCTCGGCCTTTGATACAGCAGTCAGCAAGATGGTAACACTTGAAAAGATGAGAAGTGACAATGGTAAGTATCTCAATatgcagaaaaaaaaaaaagcactaCAAGGACATTGCTCTGTAACAATGCAATCAAATCCAGTCATTTTCTTGGTCTATCGGGCTTTTCGCTAGCATTTCTTCTTCAACAACAGTACCTGCGAGACAATCCGTTCCAGACACATAAATTTACAACAATCTATTAATCTAATAAGAGATATATCCAGATTCTGCCAAATACAATGTCACCTCACAACACAACACAACAAATTTTCAGCCAGGAATGAGATTTATAAGATTCTGTATAAACAGGATCAGGACCTATGACATCTAACAAATATAAGATTCTCACTATCTTTATTGAAAACAGGAAGACAAGAACAGAGATTTAACTTTCTGAACCCATCATTTTTATGATGTTGAAACTCAACTTGATGGCAAGTAAACTGATTATCTACAAACAGTCGTACAAATTCCTGTTTATTTCATATGTGCTAAATTGGAACTGCAAGCAGTTATAGGTATGATTATGGCAATTTAAGTGTTTAGCTGGTAGTTCTATGTGGTGTACTTGTTAGCGTATGCCTTCATAGTCAACCAGATTGACTATAAGATATATGCTATACTATAgtatacattattttatattaataggTAATTCCTTATCAATAAGTTTGAGATTGTTGTTTTTGTACTAACAGTGTAAAGTGCTTGGAATGAAGATTGCAAAAAGAATTATAAGATTGTCATTGTTTACCAATTGTCACAAAACACTAGACAAAGGGTTTCCTAAGAGTCTTAGTGGCTGCCAAATTGTTTGGTGAAACTCTACCCATTGAAGGAAACATTTTAACTAGCATTAATGTACCTAATAACTCAATCTCTCTTTTCGGAGATGTTCTCATTGTTTTGTGTGGATCACCATTAGATGCCGAACGTGCATAGCTTACAGTTAGCTGTATCTATTGCTTTGTGGCTTGGTCGATACTCTACAAAGATCTAAGGAATAAATCCTACAGTTTGTAGTTATTGCTGATATCATATTAAACAGAATCGTAGTGAGATTCTTGCTTGGAAATttgatttctataatttttgttttgatcttaattcatgtttatataAATTCCCAACAATACTTACCTAAAAAATTGACCTTACAAAGTGATAAGCTCCCAATCCTCTTTCGACAGATCCAGAAATTCAACATCACCATCTTCAAACATGACCTGCGACCACATAAAAGCACTTGATTTGcatatctttaaatttttaaaaataaaataataatcataataagaaaagaaaagaatagacTTTCTTACCAGGTGCTTTTTTGAATACTTGTCAAATCGTTTAATAATTCCAAAATAACTGAAAATTTTCAGCCAGGAATGAGATTTATAAGATTCTGTATAAACAGTATCAGGACCTAGGACATCTAACAAATATAAAAGAGCAACAGAAGAAAACAATGAAACACGACAAAAATTATTCAGTCATTAATTCCTTATACACTCAACTAAAGAAGCAAAGTGCAAAAACTTAGCTAACTTAAGAACAAACTTAAGAACAATTCCAAGGACTTCTTTTCTAAAATCCTATACCATATAGAGGAGCAACACAAAAGAAATGGACAGAACTACCGGATTTTGCTTTTACGCATCATACAACACTAACATGAGGCTACATCAGAATCTAGAAGAATTAGTCCAAGTGATAATAGAACCATGCAAAAAACTCTTGTGCATGTTAGGTGAAGAGCCATGAGAACAAAAATTTAGTGAATCAAATTGCATTTACACTCCTCAACAAAACTGAGCCGTTGAAGGAAAAAACAGAACTTCTTGAAGTGGCTCAGCGGAATAATTCAAGAGAAGATAGGTGGGATTACCAAATAAAGGAGCAAAGTCGAGAAAATTCATATCCATCCAAGATCTTTACTGAGACCATTGGATTTCTATCCTATCCAAGTCAATCTAAGACCATTGACATCGAACCAAACCTGAAACCAGAAGATTTCAAAATCTGCAGCCTAAAACCTTTAGACACTGAACCAGACTTGGAACAAATAGATATCATCATCTCACAGCCAATACGCAATCTTCCCAGGAGTCTATCTATACCAAATATAGAAACAGATTTTGAGCGTTATGGATATGTAAGAATAGGATCGTTTCACAATATGATTGATAAGGAAGTCGAGATTAATTGCCTTTCCTTCATTTTGATTAGCGGTTTAGACTCATCACATGGAGCTTGGAACCTTAGGACTCGTTAGAGAGAGACCTAGATCTCTTtagggttttgataaaaattctgctttcctttgttttattCATTGTCTCTTTAAATAGAGATTGCTTACTACAATAATCAAGGAAAGTCATTTCAAACTAAATAACGTACTACAGGAAACAACTATTTTAGGAGTCCTACCACATACCAATAATAACTTCTACTAAGTGTCCACAACAATAGTCCCCTCTTGGAGAAAGAGTTTGTCCTCAAGCTCAAAGCCATGATAAACTTGGTGAAAGGAAGTCGAGAATGATTGGCATTTGTCTAGTGCTCACACATGCATCAATTGCAGTGAATAAACCTCTTTAAACTTCACCAACATTAACAATTTTCAAAAATAACCCAACTAAGCTTCTTTGTCACCAATTCCCATAAGCATGTCTTTAGTAATAAATAACAGCACATTTGTAACAATTCAAGAACTAATAAATGAGTCTCCATCATCTCAAATATCCATTTTACTAGGTAATCCAGCAAGTTTAGACTTATTACACTTTTCGGATATAAAATTGAAGTTCTCAGGATCAGGTTTAAAGGAAAGGACAGGTTGTTGGATATGAGTTTAGAAAGGATTAATGAATAAGATAAGGGAGTACAGTTGGTTCTGATCGCTATCTCGTGATGGGTGTAGGAGAGTTTGATGCATAGGATAATGAAGAGGGATAGGTAGAGATTGCTATGATTTGGTTTTGTTTAGTTAGAGGGTCTACCTTTGTATTTACCATGAAGTTACCAAATTGGTCACCAGCAATCATGATATCCATTCCTTTTAGCATTTGATCGAACACTTGAGATGTGGACACTTAGCAGTTGTTTTTGGTATGTGGTAGGACTCTTAAAATAGAAGTATGGTTGTGGACAAACCATTAATACTAAGTATTAGAGCCAATACTTggcctctttttttcttttttttggtttcAACCTTTAATTTAGGCATAATTGTAAAAAAACCCTCAACGTTTGGGGGCTTTTGGTTTCGtgcccttaatttttttattttttgattgacaCCCTCAATGTTACGATTTTTTCAGAAATCAGTCCACTTTAACAGTCAACGTGAGTTGATCATTAAACAAACTATAGGTCAACATAGTAGctcatgtggcatgccacataagcGCATAACGTCATATATGACGTCatctatttaactttttttttttttcattttgtttccattttctttcttcttccctctTTCTCTCTTCCCCTGCAAATCACACCATTGAAGGATTCTTCTAAAACCCAAACCTATTATATTCCCATAAATTGATACTTTCCTGCCATGGAAAGCTTGCCAATGGCAAAGAGCTTTATATCGAGATACTATTGGGGATTCCCTTCCCTATAAGCCCACCTTCTCTGCTATAATCCGATGTATTAGGATACAATAATGTATACGGCACCTTCACTAGTCCAACTCTGTTCTTCAATTTACTATCATTGTTTCTTTCCATAATCCTACTCTCAATTTCCACTAGTTTTTTCCCGAATCTTTCAAATGCGGCTAAGGGTTCATTGTCGGTGGTCCATTCCGCTGTATCTCTTTGCCCCAAGTATATTTCATTGGTTGCATGCCTCGATAAGCCTTTTATAAGTGATACACCCAGTAAAGCTTGGAACTGTGCGGTGATTGTTTTCAAGAAAGCCAAATCTGGGTCGTTTTCGAGCTCGTCGTATTCTTTGGTGCCTGGTTTTGGCATGAACCGACAGCTGACTATTGGTCTATTTGAGAGGTATCCAGCGTATAGGTATTGTCCGAAATTGATAGCGGAAGCTATCCATATGATAATGGTACATGCTTGGGTGAGATCGGCTAATGTGTTCATCTCCGGCCACCATGGTTCTTTTCTTAAATCGCCGTGGCCTTCGTTTTTGACCTCCGACCACCATGATTGGATTTCAGTGTCATTTTTAACTGTTTCATCTGATGGGTAGTAGAAAGAACAGTACTCGGTTACCCAGGTTTCAATGGCGGCCTAGATTTCTAACCCATCAACGGCGTACAGGTAATTGTTTATCATCAATTTGAGTCCATAAGGACAGCTCGAATCTGGCACTGCCATTCCCCTAAAAATAAAGGGTGTTTAAAGGGTTtgctttaaattattaattaaagagCAAATTTAAAGCTTTGGGTTTTAGAAGAATCCTTCAATGGTGTGATTTGCAGGGGAAGAGAGAAagagggaagaagaaagaaaatggaagcaaaataaaaaaaaaaagttaaataaatgaCGTCATATATGACGTCGTGTgcttatgtggcatgccacatgagCTACTATGTTGACCTACAGTTTGATTAACGGTCAACTCACATTGACTGTTAAAAGTGGACTGATTTCT
Protein-coding sequences here:
- the LOC121218631 gene encoding sodium/hydrogen exchanger 6, with amino-acid sequence MDNSTAEKGSPGQEQQAAGVGILLQIMMLVLSFVVGHVLRRHKFYYLPEASASLLIGLIVGGLANISDTERSIRAWFNFHEEFFFLFLLPPIIFQSGFSLSPKPFFSNFGAIVTFAIFGTFIASVVTGVLVYLGGLMYLMYKLPFVECLMFGALISATDPVTVLSIFQELGTDMNLYALVFGESVLNDAMAISLYRTMSVVRSNDPSGQNFFMVIVRFLETFVGSMSAGVGVGFTSALLFKYAGLDIDNLQNLECCLFVLFPYFSYMLAEGLGLSGIVSILFTGIVMKHYTFSNLSENSQHFVSDFFHLISSLAETFIFIYMGFDIAMEKHSWSHVGFIFFSILFIAIARAVNVFSCAYLINLVRPAHRQIPSKHQKALCYSGLRGAMAFALALQSVHDLQEGHGQIIFTATTAIVVLTVLLIGGSTGTMLEALQVVGDGHDAHLGEGFEGNNGYVPTSREEDETTGNKLRMKLKEFHRSAASFSEIDRNYLTPFFTSQNGDSEDEEDDPMPSSRRGIYHGHS